The sequence below is a genomic window from Providencia rettgeri.
TTATTTGCTGATGCGGTTATCAAAGCTAAAGAAGCTAATAATGCAATGGCTGATAGCATGGATAACACTGTTGCTGATGGTTTCACAAAGTTAACGAACTCAGCCAAGGCATACTATGGTGAGCTAAACCAATCTCTGGGAATAACCAGATCAGTATCCGCTGGATTTGCTGTGCTTACTGAAAACTTTGATTATCTAGCTAGCGCCATTGCAGCAGTAGTAGCCATTGGAGCTGCTAAATATTTTGGAGATTTATCTAATAGAATTGTTAAGTTTGGCGCTGACTCTGCCAAGGCAGCCATTGACAGCAAGAGACTAGCTGTTGAAAAACTAAACACCGCCAGAGCATCATTGCAACAAATTCAAGCAGAGAAAGCTTTTGCTGTAGCTACACAACAATCTTTAAGTGCTCAACTATCGGCAACTCAAGCAGAGTCACGGCGCTCATCTATAAGACGTCAGCTTGCGGCAAACTCTGCTGAGATAACCACATTAACCAAGGCAGAAACAGCAGCCACTAATCAACTTGCAGCAGCTCAATCAAGGCTAAGTGTTGCATCAAGAGCTGCATCTGGTGCTATGAATTTGCTGAAAAGCGGATTTTCATTAATAGGTGGGCCAGCTGGTGCTGCAATGCTTGCAACTGGTGCAATATTTTACTTCTATCAAGAAATGCAGCGATCTCGTGATGAGGCAGTCAAGCTAGCTAATGGCTTGGATGGGCTAATCACTAGAATGCAGGATATGAATAGGGAGCAAAAAAAATCAGAATTAAGCAATATAAACACAGCGCTCTTAGGATTGGCTCAGGTTGTAGGAAAATCTGGCGAAGCAGTAAGAGAGGCTCAGGAAGAGCTTAATAATTGGAACCAAAAGTTAAGCAGAGCAAAAGAGGGAAGCGATGCTTATGTCGTAGCACAAAAGGGCGCTGAAAGGGCGCAGAAATCCCTGACAGCAGCTATCCAAGAATCAGAAAAGGCTTCAAATGATTATCAGAAAGCGAAAAGCGCCATAAGGATCCTTCAAGCTGACCTTAACGGTGAGTTGAAACAAGGCGCAGAGTTATTGTCTCATGAGGCTAAAACTCTGTTACCGAATGGCAGTGCAGCTCTAAGGCAGTACGGTGTAGACCTTGATAATGCAACCAAGAGTAAGCAAAAATTCAACTCTCAAAGCCTGATGTTGGATTTCGGCGGAGATGATGGTCAAAAGTTAAAGCAAAGACTAGAAAGGGATTTAGCATTATCAAAATTAGAAGGTGAAGCAAAAGTAAGGTTGCAGGTTAAATTTGCGGCTGATGATTCTGGCGTCATTGACCCAATGGCAATACAGAAATTACAAGATGATGCTGTAGCTACTTACCAGAACAATGAACAAAAGAGAGAAAAAAATAAGCTTGATAAACAAGGGGCAAAAACAGCCAATGAAGCAGCCGATGCATTAAAAAGTCAGTATGAAGCAGTTGCTAGACTTAACACTGGGTATAAAGATAACTCATTGGAAATGGCTAAGTATGATGCCGTTGTGAGACTTGGTAATAAAGCGACACAAGAGCAGATTAATAAAGCCAAGGAATTAGCTGAGGCACAATGGAAGGCTGAGGAAGCGGTAAGAAACCTAGCTCAAGCAGAACAGGGAAGAAAGTACGCCAATCAAGAGATAGCCGCTGCCAAGGTTGCTGAAAACCCTTACACCGATACAGCAGAAGACCCACTAGCTCAGATAAACCTACAGGAACAGCAAAAGTTAGAAGCCTTAGAAAAGTATCGGCTTATTGATACTGAAAACGCTCAACTGTATGAGGATGCTAAAACCGCAATCATGCAGCAAGCCGCGTATGAGCGAGAAGATTTATTAAAGAAGGAGCAAGAAGAATATCAAAATAACATGCTAAGCCTCATTGGTTCCACGTCTGAGTTTGCGAGTTCACTTGCTGGAGCGTTCGGTGATGCGGTAGGCGAGTCAAATGCAGCATATAAAGCGTTGTTTGCGGTTAGTAAAGCGTTTGCAATTGCTCAAGCATCGTTAAACCTTCAAACGGCAATCGGCAATGCTCTTGCTATTCCGTGGCCTAAAAACATTCCAGCAATAGCGCAAGCAATGGCGGCAGGCTCTCAACTGGTTAATGCTGTAAGAGGTGTTAATTACGGTGGTCGTCGCTACGGCGGTAACGTATCAGGCGGTAATCCATATCGCATTAATGAATCGGGTGAATCTGAGATATTCCAGACTTACGACGGGAAACAGGCTTTCATTCCGAATAAGTCAGGGAAGGTTGTACCAGCGGATAAGGCTGGGGGCTCAAATCTTCCTCCTATCATCAATGTATACCAACAAGCTTCTGGCGCAACGGTTGATGTAACGACTGAGAAGGGGCTGAACGCACAGGATGTAATTAATATTGT
It includes:
- a CDS encoding tape measure protein, with product MTLNAGSVEFIIKADTEQLLVANKQVDRSLSDLDVSFDKAAKSVNKTEKAMFALSKTAALVTSAISVGAVVSMVDEWGQVAARIKMALKSVEGDITKYGAIQERFLEISNRNGKAIEDTQLLYVGAATSMQELGYNTDQTVDYIESLSSSLTANASSANETQSMINALNKSMVAGKVAGENWNSIMNATPTIIGDIAKELSVMRGGVKVTETEVKKMASEGKISFQLFADAVIKAKEANNAMADSMDNTVADGFTKLTNSAKAYYGELNQSLGITRSVSAGFAVLTENFDYLASAIAAVVAIGAAKYFGDLSNRIVKFGADSAKAAIDSKRLAVEKLNTARASLQQIQAEKAFAVATQQSLSAQLSATQAESRRSSIRRQLAANSAEITTLTKAETAATNQLAAAQSRLSVASRAASGAMNLLKSGFSLIGGPAGAAMLATGAIFYFYQEMQRSRDEAVKLANGLDGLITRMQDMNREQKKSELSNINTALLGLAQVVGKSGEAVREAQEELNNWNQKLSRAKEGSDAYVVAQKGAERAQKSLTAAIQESEKASNDYQKAKSAIRILQADLNGELKQGAELLSHEAKTLLPNGSAALRQYGVDLDNATKSKQKFNSQSLMLDFGGDDGQKLKQRLERDLALSKLEGEAKVRLQVKFAADDSGVIDPMAIQKLQDDAVATYQNNEQKREKNKLDKQGAKTANEAADALKSQYEAVARLNTGYKDNSLEMAKYDAVVRLGNKATQEQINKAKELAEAQWKAEEAVRNLAQAEQGRKYANQEIAAAKVAENPYTDTAEDPLAQINLQEQQKLEALEKYRLIDTENAQLYEDAKTAIMQQAAYEREDLLKKEQEEYQNNMLSLIGSTSEFASSLAGAFGDAVGESNAAYKALFAVSKAFAIAQASLNLQTAIGNALAIPWPKNIPAIAQAMAAGSQLVNAVRGVNYGGRRYGGNVSGGNPYRINESGESEIFQTYDGKQAFIPNKSGKVVPADKAGGSNLPPIINVYQQASGATVDVTTEKGLNAQDVINIVVRNIMEGREISGAVSTHHNAPRKATGSL